The genome window TGGCGCACTCGCGTACGTCATTAAACCAGTCTAATGTGTGCGCATTGTTTCGGAGCAGCAAGCGGGCATTGCCCGGTGCGGAGGCGGCCGCCCGAATTCAGGAACGAGCTGGCGGAAACAGTGCGTTACAGGCGCACACCCGCGACATCGACTGCGGTAAGCTTTGACCGCTATGGAACCGCGCCCCGACTGTGTCCTGATCGTCGATGACGACGCAGAGATTCGCACTCTCCTGCACGACTACCTGGAGCGCAACGGCTATCGCTGTGTGGCCGTGGCCGACGGCAAGAGCATGTTCGGCATGCTGGACCAGTCGCCGGTCGATCTCATCGTGCTCGATCTCATGCTGCCCGGGCCCGACGGCCTCACCTTGTGCCGCGACCTGCGCGCGCGCTCCGATGTGCCGGTCATCATGCTGACCGCGCGCGGCGAGGATACCGATCGCATCATCGGCCTGGAGATGGGCGCCGACGACTACCTTTCCAAGCCGTTCAATCCGCGCGAGCTGCTCGCGCGCATCAAGGTGATCCTGCGCCGCGCACGCGGTGTGGTGCAGCTTCGGGTGGGCGAGCATATGCAGCGCATGCGCTTCGCCGACTGGAAGCTCGATCTCACCACCCGCAACCTGGTGTCGCCGAAAGGCGTCGTGGTGGCTTTGAGCGGCGCCGAATTCCGCCTGCTGAAGGTCTTCCTGGAGCGGCCGAACCGGGTGCTCAATCGCGACCAGCTGATGGAGCTCACGCAGGGGCAGGGCGCCGAGGCGCTCGATCGCAGCATCGACGTGCTGGTGAGCCGGGTGCGGC of Betaproteobacteria bacterium contains these proteins:
- a CDS encoding response regulator — encoded protein: MEPRPDCVLIVDDDAEIRTLLHDYLERNGYRCVAVADGKSMFGMLDQSPVDLIVLDLMLPGPDGLTLCRDLRARSDVPVIMLTARGEDTDRIIGLEMGADDYLSKPFNPRELLARIKVILRRARGVVQLRVGEHMQRMRFADWKLDLTTRNLVSPKGVVVALSGAEFRLLKVFLERPNRVLNRDQLMELTQGQGAEALDRSIDVLVSRVRQRLEEDAREPRIIKTVRGEGYVLASAVVLE